A single Dreissena polymorpha isolate Duluth1 chromosome 14, UMN_Dpol_1.0, whole genome shotgun sequence DNA region contains:
- the LOC127858252 gene encoding transmembrane protein 272-like isoform X2, with product MGRGKGGEEYCVACGAAVLCCCVTVLAVGLAGLGIAKIVMGAIYLHHCDIEKMIPIYLIVSGVVPLFFSSFSRRDEDRGFGVADICGLLAFLFNTAWLVCGSIWVYPNYGKLTSDQYVPCSETVKNQCVRGTCSMTFMTFAFSMVTIDWICFGLGMAFLASVYCRAACRD from the exons ATGGGCCGGGGCAAAGGAGGCGAGGAATATTGTGTGGCTTGCGGTGCGGCAG TTCTTTGCTGCTGCGTCACCGTTCTCGCGGTCGGCCTGGCGGGACTCGGCATCGCTAAGATCGTAATGG GCGCTATCTACCTCCACCACTGCGACATTGAGAAGATGATCCCGATCTACCTGATCGTGAGCGGTGTGGTGCCGTTGTTCTTCAGCAGCTTTAGCCGCCGCGACGAGGACCGAGGCTTCGGTGTAGCCGATATTTGCGGCCTGCTTGCCTTCCTCTTCAACACCGCCTGGCTAGTGTGTG GAAGCATCTGGGTGTATCCTAACTACGGGAAGCTGACTTCAGACCAGTACGTACCTTGCTCGGAGACGGTTAAAAACCAATGTGTTCGCGGCACGTGCTCCATGACCTTCATGACCTTCGCCTTTTCCATGGTTACCATAGACTGGATATGTTTCGGGCTCGGGATGGCATTTCTGGCATCGGTCTACTGTCGGGCCGCGTGCCGGGACTGA